A single region of the Equus przewalskii isolate Varuska chromosome 26, EquPr2, whole genome shotgun sequence genome encodes:
- the LOC139079758 gene encoding transcription initiation factor TFIID subunit 4-like isoform X3, translating into MARWAHAVRSRQPGACAAAPRRKRHPGPVRGPAAAELGTPRALGTRPDPTPRPPRRDAPPGLALTQRPGGPSPRPSPPVQELSLPSGPQERQDPAGVVAQVALAAAGLPEKEPPRDRPGRPRAAGLGRRARGSGPGASGAPAPLPFPEPAFPARRLRQASGGWGLFSPGAWVGRVKTGKLAAHTVLCRPRPLQRRPRDAAAEINTDPGRCLRRGADAPPSRRRASAQTPGEASNVLQGLPESGAPGAGTQLPGLPKCTEGRDFFPWRASPRGSWKTHPRPWPRGRAPDCTAGCPPLSWFSLCEPIANEAGRKGRNSCCGRTPAGLK; encoded by the exons ATGGCGCGCTGGGCACACGCGGTGCGCTCCCGGCAGCCGGGCGCGTGCGCGGCGGCCCCGCGGAGGAAACGCCACCCGGGGCCGGTCCGAGGCCCGGCGGCGGCAGAGCTGGGCACCCCGCGGGCGCTCGGCACCCGCCCCGACCCCACCCCGCGGCCCCCGCGCCGAGATGCgcccccaggcctggctctgacCCAGCGCCCGGGGGGCCCttcgccccgcccctccccgccggTGCAGGAACTGTCCCTTCCCAGCGGCCCCCAGGAGCGCCAGGACCCTGCAGGGGTCGTTGCTCAGGTGGCCTTGGCAGCAGCCGGCCTCCCGGAGAAGGAACCTCCGAGGGACCGCCCTGGGAGGCCAAGGGCCGCCGGGCTGGGGAGAAGAGCTCGCGGCAGCGGCCCTGGCGCCTCGGGAGCGCCCgccccccttcccttcccagaaCCGGCTTTTCCAGCTCGGCGGCTTCGCCAGGCTTCTGGCGGGTGGGGATTGTTTTCCCCGGGGGCTTGGGTGGGAAGAGTGAAGACAGGGAAGCTGGCTGCCCACACAGTGCTCTGCCGTCCGCGCCCCCTCCAGAGGCGCCCCAGGGACGCCGCAGCTGAAATAAACACGGACCCCGGGCGCTGCCTTCGCAGAGGCGCAGACGCTCCACCATCACGACGTCGGGCCTCCGCGCAAACACCAGGAGAGGCCTCGAACGTCCTGCAAGGGCTGCCGGAGTCCGGTGCGCCTGGGGCCGGTACACAGCTCCCAGGGCTCCCAAAATGCACAGAAGGGCGTGACTTCTTCCCGTGGCGAGCAAGTCCGCGGGGGAGTTGGAAGACCCATCCCAGACCTTGGCCCAGGGGGCGAGCTCCGGACTGCACTGCAGGGTGTCCCCCACTGAGCTGGTTCAGCCTCTGCGAGCCCATAGCTAATGAGGCAGGGAGAA AGGGCAGGAACAGCTGCTGTGGGAGAACCCCCGCTGGACTGAAGTGA
- the LOC139079758 gene encoding transcription initiation factor TFIID subunit 4-like isoform X2 produces the protein MARWAHAVRSRQPGACAAAPRRKRHPGPVRGPAAAELGTPRALGTRPDPTPRPPRRDAPPGLALTQRPGGPSPRPSPPVQELSLPSGPQERQDPAGVVAQVALAAAGLPEKEPPRDRPGRPRAAGLGRRARGSGPGASGAPAPLPFPEPAFPARRLRQASGGWGLFSPGAWVGRVKTGKLAAHTVLCRPRPLQRRPRDAAAEINTDPGRCLRRGADAPPSRRRASAQTPGEASNVLQGLPESGAPGAGTQLPGLPKCTEGRDFFPWRASPRGSWKTHPRPWPRGRAPDCTAGCPPLSWFSLCEPIANEAGRSKQSWCGQGSRRGPAERPPGGGVLQRKGAPC, from the coding sequence ATGGCGCGCTGGGCACACGCGGTGCGCTCCCGGCAGCCGGGCGCGTGCGCGGCGGCCCCGCGGAGGAAACGCCACCCGGGGCCGGTCCGAGGCCCGGCGGCGGCAGAGCTGGGCACCCCGCGGGCGCTCGGCACCCGCCCCGACCCCACCCCGCGGCCCCCGCGCCGAGATGCgcccccaggcctggctctgacCCAGCGCCCGGGGGGCCCttcgccccgcccctccccgccggTGCAGGAACTGTCCCTTCCCAGCGGCCCCCAGGAGCGCCAGGACCCTGCAGGGGTCGTTGCTCAGGTGGCCTTGGCAGCAGCCGGCCTCCCGGAGAAGGAACCTCCGAGGGACCGCCCTGGGAGGCCAAGGGCCGCCGGGCTGGGGAGAAGAGCTCGCGGCAGCGGCCCTGGCGCCTCGGGAGCGCCCgccccccttcccttcccagaaCCGGCTTTTCCAGCTCGGCGGCTTCGCCAGGCTTCTGGCGGGTGGGGATTGTTTTCCCCGGGGGCTTGGGTGGGAAGAGTGAAGACAGGGAAGCTGGCTGCCCACACAGTGCTCTGCCGTCCGCGCCCCCTCCAGAGGCGCCCCAGGGACGCCGCAGCTGAAATAAACACGGACCCCGGGCGCTGCCTTCGCAGAGGCGCAGACGCTCCACCATCACGACGTCGGGCCTCCGCGCAAACACCAGGAGAGGCCTCGAACGTCCTGCAAGGGCTGCCGGAGTCCGGTGCGCCTGGGGCCGGTACACAGCTCCCAGGGCTCCCAAAATGCACAGAAGGGCGTGACTTCTTCCCGTGGCGAGCAAGTCCGCGGGGGAGTTGGAAGACCCATCCCAGACCTTGGCCCAGGGGGCGAGCTCCGGACTGCACTGCAGGGTGTCCCCCACTGAGCTGGTTCAGCCTCTGCGAGCCCATAGCTAATGAGGCAGGGAGAAGTAAGCAATCATGGTGTGGCCAGGGCTCCAGGAGAGGCCCAGCCGAGAGGCCTCCCGGAGGAGGTGTCCTCCAGCGCAAAGGTGCTCCCTGCTAA